The region attatGGCAAGGGTGGAGAAACGATGTTAATATataaaagtcaattgctttcttATATACCATCAATGAACAAGTGGAACttgaaattaaaatcattttaccAATAATATTAGCACCttcccaaaatgaaatacttagttacaaatctgacaaaatatgtacaagatctactTGAGGAAAGCCGCAAAACTTTTATGAAAGTTATCAAAAAAGAACCCAATAAATGGTGAAATATTTCATCTTCATAAATAGGAAGACTCTGTATAGTCAAGATATCAGTTCTTTTTAACTTGATCTATATAGATTCAACACACTTcttatcaaaatctcagcaagttaCTTTGTGGCTTTCAAAAAGCTGATTCTGAAGTTTATATGGAGATAAAAAGATCTAGAATAGTCAACTCAGTATTGAAGGAGGAGTACAAACTCAGAAGACTAACACTACTGTAAGATTTACTGTgcagttacagtaatcaagacagtgtggtgttcacaaaagaatagacaaagagagcaatggaacagaaaagagagcagagaaatagatccacaccatcgtagtcaactgatctttgacataggagaagaggaaatacaatggctttaaaaaacaaaacaaaacaaaacaaaacaaaaacagactcatagatacagagaacaaatgggtggttgccagaagaGAGAAGGTGGGGGAGAGGTTTGCAAAATAGCAGAAGGGGCCTAAGAGGTACAAatcttcagttataaaataaataagccatgggaacgtaatatacagcataaggaatatggtcatTAGTATTGTAttaactttgtatggggacagatggttactagaattatcgtggtgatcatttcataatgtatgcaaatggcAAAACAATTatgcagtacacctgaaactaatataacattgtacatcaacaacatttcaattgaaaaaaaaagaaatacagtggagcaaagatagtcttttcaataaacaggttggaacaactggacatccaaaTGGAGAAACCTCACAGCTGAATCAGTCCCCATTAAAGAGCTCTCCCAGAAGTACTTCCCAAAGATTTCTTCTTTCAATGAACACCCCAACCTAGAATGGAGGCTGGGAAACATAGTTTCATGGTTGGGCACATTGCCATACTCAACACTTTAGGTGCTCTTTTGCAAATTAGAAGGGCAGAATGGATATTAGGTGGGAAATGAGCAGTATCTGCTGGTTAGCTTGATACACAGTCCTAGGAATCGCTTTTAAGTCAATTTTTCACTCTGTACTGGCATGGCTGATTTTTCCTCCGTTTTGAAACTAGTTCCTCCTTAGACTACTTCATATTCATCTTCTTAAATTATACTATGGCTTGTTGAGATCTTTCAAATCTTAATTTGGGCATCAATAGAGTTAGCTATCCCTTCTATCTTTAGGATACCTGAAAACTTGAAAATTCTGCCAGGATGCTGCTAAGACCACCTTTGAAGTTGACATCAGCACAGAGGAATGCATAACATTCAAGCtatatttcttcatcttttcacAAAGATgtcataaaaatttttatcaaatgcttactTAATTCCAGGTGTTCTATTTTAACATATATACTGCTGAACACAGTGGAGCCATTAGAAGTGGTCTTGTAGAAGAACATTCAttgacatgaaaaaaatattcacgacatatcatttacataaaaatagGTTATGAAATAGAATGTGCAGCATGAACTTATATTAGTTCATTTAAAGTCTAGAAGGATTAAAATGCTACATTGTTATCTATCAGTGGTGGGATAActggagaatctttttttttttttttttttttttgctcttctgtcACCTGCATTTTCTAATATAACAAATATAACTGATCCAAAAAAGGAATAGATTCTTCTAGAAGCATTGTagagaatggatttttaaaatgtaagattaAAGGTTAAGAGACCAGAAAGAAAGACACTGGAGTTGTCCAAATGAGAAATGGAGAGAGTTCTAAGGCAGCAACCGGAGGTGGAGAGTAAATGGACAGATTCAAGGAATATTTTGAAGGCAGAACTTGAGGGACTTAGGGATCATTTAATGTGGAAAGAGGAGGATTTAGAATGATTCCTAGCTAAGAGTGATTGCTAGCTAAGGAAATCACCAATTTGAGGTTATTAATTGGAATGaggtaaataaaaaagaaaatttgttttagaggaaaaaatgatGGGCCAGTTTCTATGGttatgtaacaaaccaccccGAAAATTAGTGGCTTAAGAataaaaacaacatttattttattcataaatttGCAATTGGGGCGGTGTTCAACAGGGGTCTCTCCTCTGATCTACTTCACATTAACTTGGGGTATTTTagaggtaggggttgggggaaCCTGGAATTATCTGAATGTGTGACCTCTCCCCATGTCTCTCCAGTATGGTGGGTTCAGGAATTCCAAGGTACTGAGATAGACATAAAAGTAGAGTAGTAGTGGGGAAGCAGGGGggatgaagagaaggaaagaggaaaggatgaAGAGCAATGCCAGATGATGTGTTTCCATGCTGGCCATTGCTTCACCACAAGCCCAAGAGATATAGCGGGGTGGGTGGCTTGGTAGGTGTGGTCCAACCACTTAGGACATCTCCAGACAGACTGcatgagtaattttttttctttcttatgaaagtgtagttaattacaatgtgtcaatttctggtatagagcacaatgtcccagtcatgcatttacacacatatattcattttcatattctttttcattaaaggttattacaagatattgaatatagttccctgtgctaaacataaaaattttttaaatctatttttatatacagtgcctaacatttgcaaatctcagactcccaaattgatcccttcccacccccttacccccagtaaccataagattatttactacatctgtgagtctatttctgttttgtagacggGTTCATTAGtgtactcttttttcttttttctagattccacatatgagtgatatcatatggtatttttctttctctttctggcttacttcacttagaatgaccatctctaggtccatccatgttgctgtaattggcattattttattcttttttatggctgagtagtattccattgtatgaatataccacatcttctttacccagtcatctgtcgatagacatttaggttgcttccatgtcttggctattgtatatagcgctgctataaacattggggtgcacatgtcttttcacattagagttccctccagatatatgcccaggagtgggaatgctaGATCATAtgttgtctatttttagttttttgaggaatctccatactgttttccatagtggctacaccaaactacattccagcCAACAGaataggagggttctcttttcttcacactctctccagcatttattgtttgtggacttctgattgatggccattctgactggtgtgagatgatacttcattgtagttttgatttgagtttctctgataattaatgacaatattgagcattttttcgtgtgcctattggccatttgtacgtcttcatTAACTGTTTTCTTGAAGCAATCCATGGGATGCAGAAGGAAGGGACATTTACCTGACCAGATCCCTTCTGTATCAGTTTCTACTGCTGCATAGCAAATTTCCACAAACTTAACGACTAAAAAGACCATTAAAATACTTACTTACTAGCATACATTTTTGTAGGTCAGAAGGCAGGTATGGCTGGGCTATCTGCTGAGGGCGTCACAAGgatgaaatcaaggtgttagccTGGCTAAATTCTCGCTGGAGCTCTGGGGAAGAttcacttccaagctcactctTGGCGGAATTCAGAACCCTGTGATTTTACAAAGGAGgtccctgtttccttgctggctgttagCCTGAGGCCGCCCTCAGCTCCTAGAGGCTCCCCACATTTCTTGCCATGAGTATTCTCCATCTTTGAACCAACAATGGACAGTCAAATCTTTCTTGAGCTCCAAATCTCTAACTTCCTCTCCTAAAATTAGCCCGAGAACATGCTCTGCTTTAAAAGCACACATATGGTGAGGTCAGGCTCACCAGGATAATTTCCTTAAGGTCAACTGTACCATCTATCAGAATCTAACCCTGGGAGTAAAACCCCAAGTATAGTCCCAAGGATTATGTACAGCACATACACCAGGGGTACAGCCATTCCTATATCTGACTTAAAAGCTGCTTGCTAGTATATCTAGACTAAGATTGTTTGGGACTGACAGTATGTCAATAGGTGAGACATAGAAATGCAGCTGTTTCACTTCTGTTCTGCTTCCATGATTTTCATCAAAAAAGAATGTTCTGGGAATCCTAGCATATATTCAGTATTTAacaaatctttgttgaatgaGCTGTATATTGGACGGAAGAGACTAAATATTTGTAAGGGTAAATGAAAGGCTTAACATAATAGGTAAATAGATTTTAAGTGAGCACCTAGCTGTTTCTAAAGAGATTCTCTGCAGTTCTGAATGCATTACATTCCTGAATCCTGAGAGAATAATAGGTGAGATTACTGCAGAACcaactcaacaaatgtttgttgagtgaattagtgggcaaattcattttatttagtgATCTTCTGTCTATGGGACTAGAAAGACTATCCAAAACCACCACCCCGCCCTCGCCCACCAAAATGTTAACTTGGCAGCCTATATTCTTTCTTGGTGGTACTATACTGACACTCTTAAGAGATTCTCTCTCTTACATTACATTTTGTTAAATACgaagcatattttaaaagacatgatcACTAAAACTGTGAGTACAAATGAGTTCAAACACTAGAAGTATTTTTCAGAAATACGTTAACCTTGTACTATACTCAGCTTCTACATtctgaacatatatatgtatatatgtgtgtatgctaTGCACTCTGttcaataaatactaaatatatttttctgtgatCCTATATAGGTTCACTTCTAAAATATACGGTTTTAATGAATCTCCCTCTAATTGAGTATTAAATACATCCATGATTAATTCAATTTGTTATAATCTGAGAACATCCttaaattatttataacttatgaatatattaaaagataaatataatgTGATAAAGTGCACTGTGAGAACCTCAGTATCTTCACAGATGCATCTTCTTctaatcaaaataattttcaagatattttaatATACGTAATTCTTTTCTCATCCTCTGCCACATTTGTAAAATAGTAACTTATTAAGAGTAACAATCATAGCAGTAAAGTAGTAAGTAACAAAAGCATCATGAACTGAACACTACCTACACACAATTGGTACAAAAAAGAGATGTTAAAAATACTACCTGTCTCTATGGAATCTACATTCAATTTACATATAAACAGGACCCAGTTAGAGAACAAGCTATTACACACGTTTTAAAGTCTGTCAGAACTAGAAGGACCCTCAGATATTATGTGATCTTTCAGTTGAGAAATAAGGGCAGAAAACATATAGAAACTGGAAAATTACATATAGCTCCCAGGAACGAAAATATACAAAACTGATTTAGACAAAACCTGATGCAATATTTGTTTCATAGTCTTCTGGTTATAAATTCAAATAGGGTCAAATGGTCTAACAGCAAAGTGACAGTGTCTGAAAACAAGTGGCTGGACATTCTCCCAAtcccatttttttcctgtgcttttcTTAGAATCAAGGctttaatgcaaaaataaaattctggaaTCTCTTCCTTGccagcatatttttttttaagtgcatgtatttttttttaagtctgaggATATAATGCACCCAGTTTAAAACTGATTGACTGAAATCCTCGGTGACTTCTCGTACATTCATCCTCAGAATTTTATCTCTAGTCCTTGCAAAAAGCAAGCATCAAAAACAAACCAAGAAGCCcattttgtatgtgtatgtaaaaCGTACACACCACTGTGCGAATGTGATCACATTAAAATATGTGCAAACTTGGCAGTTAGGAAATGTCACTGCAATCGTTAGTACGGGAAATCTCAATCTCTTTGATGACGATACCATCTTTCAGCCAAGCCCCAAGCAGAAAACCTCTGGTTCCTGTTAGACCCCTCCCTCCCTAGGTCAGCTGCTGGGTTCCGTCCGGAGGGATGGGGGCTCTCCCTCTGCATCACAGCTAAGCGTTCCCAGACCCAGGACAAACCCTGAGTTTCTGCAGGGCACTCAACGAGCAGCTAAGTGTCCCAGCTCTGCAAAGGGCAGCTGGAAATGGATTTAAAATGGCAACGCGGACCAATCAGCGCCGCCTCGCCGGGAGCAGACCTTTACACGCGCCTCCTCCACAGGCACAGCGGAACCTGGCGGTGCCTAACCCCTTGCTTGGGGCTGTAAAGTAGGCGTTTTTTATTCCACGGTGGTCTatatttgggggaaagaaaaaaattcttccttgggtgaaagtttttattttggatTTGGTCCAAAATAATTTTGGGTGTGATGTGTGAAAATCTGAACCTaattttttcagagttttttgttATTTAAGGATGAAAAgaggtacattttaaaatgtactccACCTTTTAAAAACGGACTGTGGTCATTACGGTGTTCACATAACTCAAACAGCCCAGGCTATAAAATTAGGACTTGGCAGAAAGGGAATTCCTAGGGATAAGGTTAAATCGAGGTAAGTCGAAGGGAGAGTTGGACAGTTGGAGCAATTGTGGAGCTAGGAAGCTATGAGGTCCGGCGTGGGGCAGCCTCTCTACCCTAAGAGCATTGGAACCCGGGTGCATATCACCATCCAAAGGGAGACTTCAAATCGCCTCTAGTCCTTcccaggggaagaaaaaaaaaaaggctcagtaAAGAGGCTGGCGCGCTTCGTGTGCCTGTGTGTACTTTGTCAGCACGTGTGCATGTGTCTGCGAATGTGCATGTGTATctgcgtgcatgtgtgcatgtaaaTGCGAGCGTTTGTTTACATACGTGTTTATGCCTGCATGTGCCTGTGGGAGTGTGCACGTGTAACTGCGTGcccgtgtgtacgtgtgtatctgcgtgcgtgtgtatgtgtgtctgtgtctctgtgtgtgcgtgtgtgcgcgcgcgctgGGTCCTGCGATCTGCGAGGAGGGCATTCCGACGCAGAGCAGGGCTGCTGGGGTCCCGCTCCCACTCCTCTTCAGTTACTCCCCACTCCCAGGGAACTAGAACTCTGCCGCGCGCGCAGCCAGACGCTTCCTGCAGAGTGCTGGCTCCGCATTGTGGAGGTGCAGGTAAAGGCCAAGCCCCTAAACGTGGCTCCAGGGCAGCCACATTCCCGCGCCTTCCTAAGACAGCCGCCCTGGGGCGACctcgggcggcgggcggggcgagGCCGACGGCGAGCCGGCCCGCGATCCCCGGCCTGTCCCTTTAACCCCGCCGCCGGGCGGGAGCACGTGAGCGGGGCTCCGGGTGGCAcccgggcgccgccgccgccgaggcAGTTGTATTTCGAACGCTGCCTCTGGCCTGCGGCCAGGCGCCTTGGCTCGGCGGTCcgcctggcctccctcctcctcataCTTTTCCTCCTGcgcagccccctcccctttatcCGCCCACGATTAGAGGTGGGCactccccccccaaccccgccgccccctccccaagcACACCACACACTCATCCCGCTTGAATCCTGGGGCAGGAACTCAGAAAACTCCAGCTCGGGCCGCGCGCGCTTGGTGCAGGACGCAGGAGCAATCAGCCCGTCCCCCTCCGACTCTCCGGTGCCGCTGCCGCCTGCTCCCGCCACCCGAGGAGGCGCGGTGCCACCCACCGCTCCGTCCCCTGCCTGCGCTCAGTGCCCGACCCGATCCCGGCAGAATCTCCCCATCCTCCCTTTGCTTTCCGACTGCCCAAGGcgctatttgttttctctctctctctttctctttcttgctctgcAAGCGCGGAGcggggggaagaggaggaggaattcTTTCCCCGCCTAACGTTTCAAGGGACACAATTCACTCCAAGCCTCTTCCCTTTCCAAGCCGCTTCCGAAGTGCTCCCGGTGACCGCAACTTTTGATCCCAAACCGAGAGGGGAGCCTCCCAATTCCAAACCGTCTTCTTCTCCCCCTTCGCTTTCCTCCTACTCTTCGCTACCTCCACCTCCACTGCCACCTCCACCTCCGGCACCCACCCACCGCTGCCGCCGCCACCAGCAGcgcctccttctctcctcctcctcctcccctcttctctctttttggcaGCCGCTGGACGTCCGGTGTTGATGGTGGCAGCGGCGGCAGCCTAAGCAGCAGCAGCCCTCGCCGCACGCCAGCTCTCGCCCACCCCGCCTCATTCTCCAGCCCTACCTCGCAATCTCCTGAAAGGTGCTGGGCAGATTCGGGGCGGCTGAGGCGAAGCGGCTGCAGCGGCGGtaggagcggcggcggcggcagcggtagcggcggcggcgggaggcaGGATGAGCGCACGCGGTGAAGGCGCCGGGCAGCCGTCCACTTCAGCCCAGGGACAACCTGCCGCCCCGGCGCCTCAGAAGAGAGGACGCGGCCGACCCAGGAAGCAGCAGCAAGTCAGTAcgcgggcggggtgggggcagcagcccACCTCAGCTCCCTCCGCGAGGGCCCCGCGACGCGCGGCCACCCGAGCGCGGGAGCCcagccgccgcggccgccgcacGCCGCACGCCGCCCGCCGCCGCGGGGGCGGGCCGCGTAGTCCCCGGCGCGAGTGCGCGGCTGAGCCCCGGCGCCCGCGCCCCTCGGGGCCGGGAGGTGGGGAGCCCAAGCGAGTGGCCGGGTGCAGGCGGGAGGTGGGGTCGGGCGAAGCGCGTCCTCGGACTTTCGCTATTGTGCCCGGCCCGAGTGGCGCGCTGTCTCCTGGTGACGGGAAGCGGCCGGGTCCGACAGACCGGGGCTCACCGGGCGCTTTTCAAGTCGCTCTACAGTGACCCGGGGGGCAGGGGTGCTCTGGCGGGTCAGGGTTGGAGCAGCTGAAGTCCTGGGGGCCGGAGGCTCCTTCTCCCGCCAACCGGGACCGCTCGCTAGCTGGGGACTAGCGCGCCGCAGCCGCCCCCTTGGCGCCCTCCCAAGTTCCCGGTAGCCAGAGACTCGCGCCCTCCCGACAAAGAACTCGTGGGCCCGCCCGGTTCTTTTCGGATTCTTTAAATGCGGCGCGGTGGAGCTCtgcgggccgccgccgccgccgcggagGTGTCCCGGGAAAGGGGCTGCAGAAGATCCTGGGTCCCCACGGGATGGGATTAACTCGTTTGGCCAAAGGCGCGGTGAAAAGTAGTGTCCGAGAGGGTGCACGGTAGCTAAGGTCACTTCCTCGCCAGGCGCCCAGTCCCCCTTTTGCCTCTGTATCCTGCGCCTCAGAGCTGCAGACATTAAGTGTGCTTCTCCAGGGCGAGTGGCTGGGGGTTGGAAGGGAACGATCGAGGGGCGCCCGGGACCCCGCGGAGTGGAGGGTTTTGTCTGCGGATGCAACCAATTAAGCGTGCAGCCGGCGCTTGCAGAGCTGCGCGCAGCGCccagggcggggggtggggggagttgttCGCGGCTATTTCCAAGCCTCCGCGGGCAGGGCTGGAGCGGGACTTGTCTATTGAGAACATTTAAACTCCGCTTCCGCGGGCTTTAAAACTTCTCCTTCGTTCTTTAGCCTTAAAGCGCTTCCTTCATGGCAAATAGGCCGATTAGAAAATAATCCTAGAGTCCCAAAGCTGCCCGAGAGCAAGGTGGGGAGACCGAACAATGTTTGCTTGACAGTGCGTTTTAGAAAAACTGTTGTACCTTTTTGAAATCATCAAAGGAAACACGCCAATCTAGAGGCCCCTGAGTTTTCCCGCTCTGCCCGAGCGACACATTATACCGCGTTAGGATCCTGTTTTACACCTCCCAGGAAGTCACTGCCCTTCCCCCCGCCCTTGTTTCCCACCCGCCACCGAGCTCTGTAACTCTACTAATtgccccccacctccaaaaaaataatccaaaagaaaTTGCAGTGGGGTTTGGAGGTGATTGGAGGTTTTACCTTTGAGTTAAGGCAGagttcacaaagaaagaaaaatgtgtctcCGATGTGTTTGCTCCGGATGTGCCCACTGGCGCTAGTGGTCCCACAGAAGCTTGCAGGAAACCTTCTCCAGATTCTCTAAATAGGATGCGAATTTTCACTGAAGATTTTCATGCATTTTAAGCTAATTAGTCTCATTTAATCACCGAATCTGAATGAAATGTAAATTGATGATTCACTGGATAAATATTTAGGATCTGGAATATTAATCATTGCATTTTCTTAACCACTTGAGTATTTACTACTTGGCATAGAAGCCATTTAAAGTTTTGCTAAACCTATTGATAGTTTCAATTTCTCCTTCCCAGACACTTCCATTCCTCCTCACTCCCCCAACTCCTTTTAGTTTTCTTCAGTCCACCCCCGTAAGAGTTTTCTCAAAAGAAAGTTttggagaaaatgtttatttttaccaaaagatatttaaatctAGACTGGAGACCATTCCTGCATCTCCAAAAGGAAGTGGAGAATTGAAGCAATTATCTAGATAATTCAAGCAAAACCTCCCACAACAGATTTACCataattatttggaaattttagGGGGAATGGAGTTATTTTAAGTTGAATAACTTCGATAATTGCTCCAATATTTCACTCAATGTGTTGATTGAGTCATAATTGACCTACAGTGCATTGGAGACACAGAATGATCAAAAGCCACCTTTTCAATATGGAagattgttaaaatatttatgctGTTAGCTTCATGTTTCTGCTGTTTGAAATGCTAGTACAACGGATAGTAGTATTTGTGTAAAATGCTGATTATTTCTATCAGCTGCCAAATGCATAACTTTGCaaattttacacttttaaaatgtatgactTTCTTTCTGGAACATGCAGCCTTGTCAGCCTTTGTTACCTTTTTAGGGTTGAAATGGAGTCTAGTTTTCATATGCACAATAGAATTTCCTCTTTGAATTCTTGGATTAACAGTATAGttatttcctctttctgtaaACTCTGTACCATCATCATCCATTTATGCTTAAACTGAATGTGTTCCAACAGTTCTGTTCAGCAGCACAGGCAGAAAATATAACTATAGAGTCAGGGTCAATTTCTTTCAGACATTATTGCCACAacagcatttttttccccccGAAACTAGGAGCCAACCGGTGAGCCCTCTCCTAAGAGACCCAGGGGAAGACCCAAAGGCAGCAAAAACAAGAGTCCCTCCAAAGCAGCTCAGA is a window of Camelus bactrianus isolate YW-2024 breed Bactrian camel chromosome 12, ASM4877302v1, whole genome shotgun sequence DNA encoding:
- the LOC123612969 gene encoding high mobility group protein HMGI-C isoform X3, which gives rise to MSARGEGAGQPSTSAQGQPAAPAPQKRGRGRPRKQQQEPTGEPSPKRPRGRPKGSKNKSPSKAAQKKAEATGEKRPRGRPRKWAQS
- the LOC123612969 gene encoding uncharacterized protein LOC123612969 isoform X1 — protein: MSARGEGAGQPSTSAQGQPAAPAPQKRGRGRPRKQQQEPTGEPSPKRPRGRPKGSKNKSPSKAAQKVRFLKSSQLSQRPEEPPCNFPILHLHLRICPKWVTQDSFPTFNISKISKQMLGIKSS
- the LOC123612969 gene encoding uncharacterized protein LOC123612969 isoform X2, whose product is MSARGEGAGQPSTSAQGQPAAPAPQKRGRGRPRKQQQEPTGEPSPKRPRGRPKGSKNKSPSKAAQKKAEATGEKRPRGRPRKWPQQVVQKKPAQEETEETSSQESAEED